The Solibacillus sp. FSL W7-1436 genome window below encodes:
- a CDS encoding sigma 54-interacting transcriptional regulator — translation MNQLDRSSVFEFLIEKIETGLCAIDENGRVIVYNKKMRELTGESLEQITQRFLSQSLDFNLEQNMLQKVLASGQSFKHIKQTFWNARGEEVTMMNDYYPYTLTDGTKIAIQFSRDITQQEFLMDRPLSRYGAPLTFDIITAVSKSMKQVIQQAKIAALGRIPVMLVGESGTGKDMIAEGIHHELAEKNERFITLICRRNEETLLAQIEKYIAEEKNYTFFAERIEFLSDDAQNHIVALLEKHSERNHVFIASIGEDPIDLIQKGHLSKNLYYLFSNLTIQVPALRERREDIKPFVDDYFARRRIAYGSPVKGLAPEIEEIFMNYDWPGNLKELEVLLDDISALLTTEEYVELIHIPAYFKWKLQQAEPDVSEQQKLFDFSGQTLQPLDEYMRKVEDYYISHALHLNDGNISQTAKALGIHRQGLQYRLKRK, via the coding sequence ATGAATCAACTAGATCGCTCTAGTGTTTTTGAATTTCTGATTGAAAAAATAGAAACCGGACTTTGCGCTATTGACGAAAATGGACGAGTCATCGTTTACAACAAAAAAATGCGTGAACTTACCGGTGAATCACTTGAACAAATCACACAGCGCTTTTTATCACAGTCACTTGACTTTAACTTAGAGCAAAATATGCTGCAAAAAGTTTTAGCGTCGGGTCAAAGCTTCAAACATATTAAGCAAACATTCTGGAATGCCCGTGGTGAAGAAGTGACAATGATGAATGACTATTATCCATATACCCTTACTGACGGTACAAAAATCGCTATTCAGTTTTCCCGCGATATTACACAACAGGAGTTTTTAATGGACCGTCCTTTAAGTCGTTACGGTGCTCCATTAACTTTTGATATTATTACCGCTGTCTCAAAATCGATGAAGCAAGTCATCCAGCAAGCCAAAATTGCCGCGCTGGGTCGTATTCCGGTTATGCTTGTCGGTGAATCCGGGACAGGAAAAGATATGATCGCAGAAGGTATTCATCATGAACTGGCAGAAAAAAACGAACGCTTTATTACACTTATATGCCGCCGCAATGAAGAAACATTGCTCGCACAAATCGAAAAGTATATTGCCGAGGAAAAAAACTATACATTTTTTGCCGAACGGATTGAGTTCTTATCGGATGATGCACAGAACCATATCGTAGCGCTTCTGGAGAAGCATTCCGAGCGCAACCATGTATTTATTGCAAGTATTGGTGAAGATCCGATTGATTTAATTCAGAAAGGCCATCTTTCCAAAAACCTGTATTACTTATTTTCCAACTTAACAATCCAAGTGCCGGCATTGCGTGAGCGCCGTGAAGACATTAAACCTTTCGTGGACGATTATTTCGCTCGTCGACGCATTGCGTATGGCAGCCCGGTTAAAGGTTTGGCTCCTGAAATTGAGGAAATATTTATGAACTACGACTGGCCGGGAAATTTAAAAGAACTTGAAGTATTACTGGATGATATTAGTGCACTGCTAACAACAGAAGAGTATGTGGAACTTATCCATATTCCGGCATATTTCAAGTGGAAGCTCCAGCAAGCCGAGCCAGATGTTTCCGAGCAGCAGAAATTATTCGACTTCTCCGGACAAACATTGCAGCCTCTTGATGAATATATGCGTAAAGTTGAAGATTATTATATTTCACACGCCTTACACCTTAACGATGGAAATATTTCACAAACGGCTAAAGCACTCGGCATCCACCGTCAAGGTTTACAATATCGTTTAAAACGCAAATGA
- a CDS encoding proline dehydrogenase family protein, with translation MSLKDFFIALSENQTLNSAAQKYGFKLGAQSVVAGTNIDEVIESIKHLNAQGISCTVDNLGEFVFEESAALAAKDQILAVIERIHLENLDAHISLKPSQLGLDIDFEFCYENLREIVALANEYKIFVNFDMENYARLHPSFELLEKIHAQYDNVGTVIQAYFFESDENVERFKDYRLRLVKGAYKEDDSVAYQNKAEIDRKFIEQIEYHLLHGKFTSIATHDHNVINHVKQFVEKHSIPNDKFEFQMLYGFRKEMQLSLAKEGYNFCTYVPFGNDWYGYFMRRLAERPQNLTLVTKQVFTKKTNTILAVAAGAFLAGRMSKKFR, from the coding sequence ATGTCATTAAAAGATTTTTTCATTGCACTTTCAGAGAATCAAACATTAAATTCTGCAGCCCAAAAGTACGGTTTTAAATTGGGGGCGCAAAGTGTCGTTGCAGGTACAAATATCGATGAAGTTATTGAAAGCATCAAGCATTTAAACGCACAGGGTATTTCTTGCACTGTAGATAATCTGGGGGAATTTGTGTTTGAGGAGTCTGCAGCACTTGCTGCAAAAGATCAAATTTTGGCAGTAATCGAACGCATTCACCTTGAAAATCTTGATGCGCATATTTCATTAAAGCCATCTCAGTTAGGGTTGGATATTGATTTTGAATTTTGCTATGAAAATTTAAGAGAGATCGTAGCATTGGCAAATGAATATAAGATTTTTGTAAATTTTGATATGGAAAACTATGCTCGTCTACACCCTTCATTTGAACTTTTGGAAAAAATTCATGCTCAATACGATAACGTAGGTACTGTAATTCAAGCATACTTTTTCGAGTCGGATGAAAATGTCGAACGTTTCAAAGATTACCGTTTACGCCTCGTAAAAGGTGCTTACAAAGAAGACGATTCTGTCGCTTATCAAAATAAAGCCGAGATCGACCGCAAGTTTATCGAACAAATTGAATACCATTTACTACATGGCAAATTCACTTCAATTGCAACACATGACCACAATGTCATTAATCATGTAAAACAATTTGTGGAAAAGCATAGTATTCCGAATGATAAATTTGAGTTCCAAATGCTTTATGGCTTCCGAAAAGAAATGCAGTTGAGCCTTGCAAAAGAAGGATACAACTTCTGTACGTATGTACCGTTTGGTAATGATTGGTATGGCTACTTTATGCGTCGTTTAGCTGAACGCCCGCAAAACCTGACTCTTGTCACAAAACAAGTATTTACGAAAAAAACCAATACAATTTTAGCTGTTGCAGCAGGTGCGTTTTTAGCTGGACGGATGTCCAAAAAGTTTAGATAA
- the putP gene encoding sodium/proline symporter PutP, with the protein MSDYSYQLLAIILYMIAMLGIGWYAFRKTSNLTDYMLGGRGLGAAVTALSAGAADMSGWLLMGLPGAIYLSGLVEAWIAIGLTVGAYLNWLLVAPRLRVYTQVTNDSITIPSYLDNRLRDNTKLLRIASGIIILIFFTFYVSSGMVSGGKFFESSFGMDYHTGLLFVSAVVVAYTLFGGFLAVSYTDVIQGLIMLITLIAVPVFGIFLTGGIGETVDSIKAVDPEMFSLLPSTVTAAAIISSLAWGLGYFGQPHIIVRFMAISSVKETKSARRIGIGWMIFSLIGALATALVGVAYFQQQGTELNDAETVFIVLGQILFHPFIAGIILAAILAAVMSTISSQLIVTSSALIEDIYKALFNKTATDKHYVFLGRVAVLFVSIFAAIVAWNPESTILGLVAFAWAGFGAAFGPIILLSLFWRKLTNYGALAGMVAGAAVAFVWGRTDSLSSMLYEIVPGFIACLVIAVVVSMLTYKPNAEIEEEFNETQRILKEEQ; encoded by the coding sequence ATGTCGGATTATAGCTATCAGTTGTTGGCCATTATTCTTTACATGATTGCAATGCTCGGTATCGGTTGGTATGCCTTCCGAAAAACTAGCAACCTGACGGACTATATGTTAGGCGGGCGCGGTCTTGGTGCAGCTGTAACAGCATTAAGTGCCGGTGCAGCGGATATGTCGGGCTGGCTGTTAATGGGACTTCCAGGTGCAATCTATTTATCAGGACTGGTGGAAGCTTGGATTGCAATCGGATTAACAGTCGGTGCCTATTTAAACTGGTTACTAGTAGCACCTCGTCTACGTGTTTATACACAAGTAACAAATGATTCCATCACAATTCCAAGTTATTTGGATAACCGTTTGCGCGATAACACAAAACTTTTACGTATTGCTTCAGGTATTATCATTTTAATATTCTTTACATTCTATGTATCTTCCGGAATGGTATCCGGCGGTAAGTTTTTTGAAAGCTCATTCGGAATGGACTATCATACAGGTCTTTTATTCGTATCTGCCGTAGTTGTCGCTTATACTTTATTTGGCGGATTCCTGGCAGTAAGTTATACAGATGTAATTCAAGGACTTATTATGCTTATCACTTTAATTGCAGTTCCTGTTTTCGGAATTTTCTTAACGGGCGGTATTGGAGAAACAGTCGATTCTATTAAAGCGGTAGACCCGGAAATGTTCAGCCTTCTTCCATCTACTGTAACTGCAGCGGCTATTATCTCTTCTCTTGCATGGGGGCTTGGCTATTTTGGTCAGCCGCATATAATCGTACGCTTTATGGCGATTTCGTCTGTTAAAGAAACAAAAAGTGCGCGACGTATCGGTATTGGCTGGATGATTTTCAGTTTAATAGGTGCACTTGCAACAGCTTTGGTCGGTGTAGCATATTTCCAGCAGCAAGGTACGGAATTAAATGATGCGGAAACGGTATTTATCGTGCTAGGGCAAATTTTATTCCACCCATTCATCGCAGGGATTATACTTGCAGCAATTTTGGCAGCTGTTATGAGTACAATTTCTTCCCAATTGATCGTTACTTCTTCAGCACTTATTGAAGATATTTATAAAGCTTTATTCAATAAAACTGCGACAGATAAACATTACGTATTTTTAGGTCGTGTCGCTGTACTATTCGTATCTATCTTTGCGGCAATTGTTGCATGGAATCCTGAAAGCACAATTTTAGGACTGGTTGCATTCGCATGGGCCGGTTTCGGTGCGGCATTTGGTCCTATCATTTTACTATCTCTATTCTGGCGCAAGCTTACAAACTACGGAGCACTTGCCGGAATGGTAGCCGGTGCTGCAGTTGCATTCGTTTGGGGACGTACAGATAGTTTATCAAGCATGCTTTATGAGATTGTACCTGGCTTTATTGCGTGTTTAGTCATTGCAGTCGTAGTAAGTATGTTGACGTATAAACCAAATGCGGAAATCGAAGAAGAGTTCAATGAAACTCAGCGTATTTTAAAAGAAGAGCAATAG
- a CDS encoding helix-turn-helix domain-containing protein, translated as MQLAQLFPSLQQHHTYPTGHNPATKIYFDSSNACWYEIAKSEITERDALLLKHFYHECSEQTDPWLLLLTQGVVPKAATYTSIRILQYHINNDAEQLKYAVELFFMHDAYPLEVSTNTFWIILFKDYSREELEGFIAILENDFYLHGQLFIGQMLPVSEMLHQSFSSEQKMFQAISERQHETIYTFSESFLTLLPLQLNVPVQQYLQHTLFNNLNDEMITTITALFSHNGNMSSAAKELHIHRNTLLYRTQRYFDETSLDLKRSDDLLLAYLAAQLNKLTKYP; from the coding sequence ATGCAACTTGCACAACTATTCCCTTCCCTTCAGCAACATCATACATATCCGACAGGCCATAATCCTGCTACTAAAATTTATTTTGATTCATCCAATGCATGCTGGTATGAAATCGCCAAAAGCGAGATAACAGAACGGGATGCTCTATTGTTAAAGCATTTTTATCACGAATGTAGTGAGCAAACAGATCCTTGGTTACTATTATTGACACAAGGTGTTGTACCGAAGGCGGCTACTTATACTTCTATTCGGATTTTACAATATCATATCAATAATGATGCCGAGCAGTTAAAGTATGCTGTCGAACTTTTCTTTATGCATGATGCTTATCCTCTTGAAGTTTCTACAAATACTTTCTGGATTATTTTGTTTAAAGATTATTCACGGGAGGAACTGGAAGGCTTTATTGCCATACTGGAAAACGACTTTTATTTGCATGGACAACTTTTCATAGGTCAAATGCTGCCGGTTTCTGAAATGCTCCACCAATCTTTTTCATCGGAGCAAAAAATGTTTCAGGCCATTTCAGAACGACAACATGAAACCATTTATACTTTTTCTGAAAGTTTCCTGACTTTATTGCCATTACAATTAAATGTTCCGGTACAACAATACTTGCAGCATACACTGTTCAATAATTTAAATGATGAGATGATCACAACCATTACAGCGCTGTTTTCCCATAATGGAAACATGTCCTCAGCCGCTAAAGAATTGCATATACACCGCAACACATTGTTGTATCGTACACAACGGTATTTTGACGAAACTTCATTGGACTTAAAGCGCAGTGACGACCTGTTATTAGCCTATTTAGCAGCACAATTGAATAAACTTACAAAATACCCCTGA
- a CDS encoding ABC transporter ATP-binding protein yields the protein MLDFDHLVKRYPDGYVAVENFHLKVEPGEFLVLVGPSGCGKSTTLRMVAGLESISEGELRIEGKRVNEVEPKDRDIAMVFQNYALYPHMNVYDNMAFGLKLRKFSKDQIDKKVREAAAILGLSDLLDKKPKSLSGGQRQRVALGRAIVRDAKLFLMDEPLSNLDAKLRVQMRSEITKLHYRLNTTTIYVTHDQTEAMTMASRIVVMKDGVIQQIGTPREVYDTPENVFVGGFIGSPAMNFLRGNVVGEYFEIASEKVRIPEEKLKVLKEQNYTGREIILGIRPEDIHDGNKQDTSSVVKTTVQVSELTGAEMIVYASIEDQQFVGKIHADADVAMGQELLLNFNLAKAHFFDPATEMRIR from the coding sequence ATGCTAGATTTTGATCATCTTGTAAAACGTTATCCCGATGGCTATGTAGCTGTTGAAAATTTTCATTTGAAGGTTGAACCGGGTGAATTTCTTGTGCTTGTTGGCCCTTCTGGTTGCGGGAAGTCTACGACATTGCGTATGGTGGCAGGGCTGGAATCGATTTCTGAAGGGGAATTACGCATCGAGGGCAAACGAGTGAATGAAGTGGAACCGAAAGACCGCGATATTGCAATGGTATTCCAAAACTATGCTCTTTATCCGCATATGAATGTGTATGATAATATGGCTTTTGGCTTGAAACTGCGTAAATTTTCGAAAGACCAAATTGATAAAAAAGTACGTGAAGCGGCTGCAATTTTAGGGTTATCGGATTTATTGGACAAGAAACCGAAATCCCTCTCCGGTGGTCAACGCCAGCGTGTTGCATTAGGACGTGCCATTGTTCGTGATGCGAAACTGTTTTTAATGGACGAACCATTATCGAACTTGGATGCTAAGCTTCGTGTACAAATGCGCTCTGAAATTACGAAACTCCATTACCGTTTGAACACGACGACGATATATGTTACACACGATCAGACGGAAGCGATGACGATGGCTTCACGAATCGTTGTAATGAAAGACGGGGTCATTCAGCAAATCGGAACACCTCGTGAAGTATACGACACACCTGAAAATGTATTTGTTGGCGGATTTATTGGTTCGCCGGCTATGAACTTCCTTCGCGGAAATGTTGTAGGAGAATATTTTGAAATCGCCAGCGAAAAAGTTCGCATTCCCGAAGAAAAATTAAAAGTATTAAAAGAACAAAATTATACGGGCCGGGAAATTATTTTAGGTATCCGCCCAGAAGATATTCACGATGGCAATAAACAGGATACAAGCAGCGTCGTTAAAACTACAGTGCAAGTGAGCGAATTAACCGGTGCGGAAATGATTGTTTACGCGTCAATTGAGGATCAGCAATTTGTAGGTAAAATTCATGCAGATGCAGATGTAGCTATGGGGCAGGAACTTTTACTTAACTTCAACTTAGCCAAAGCACACTTCTTTGATCCCGCAACCGAAATGCGTATTCGCTGA
- a CDS encoding ROK family protein: MWILSADIGGTKLALALSKQEQPEKVVKQMEVKSPQQSEALFEAIISGFHKLLEEEEGDVMKVAVGLPGILDLQQGLVVFQQNLPWRNFPLVKRLETAFPKAQVFMETDMMTAANGEYKIRHFEKETFIYVTISTGIACCIIHEGKFLRGAGVPGEIGFSLTGADAYFEEVCAGPGLLKKLQQHTNEEGTLQQFFDRYYEKDDRIVPLIHEWQQEIARKIHSFILLVDPHVIVLGGGVMNHHPQIVDEISRLVDQYFSLPFFEHKKGRVQASINKGNAGLIGAALL; encoded by the coding sequence ATGTGGATTTTAAGTGCTGATATCGGAGGAACAAAACTAGCACTTGCTTTATCGAAGCAAGAACAGCCGGAAAAAGTAGTAAAGCAAATGGAAGTAAAGAGTCCCCAGCAGTCGGAAGCATTATTTGAGGCAATTATTTCGGGTTTTCATAAGCTTCTGGAAGAAGAAGAGGGGGACGTTATGAAAGTTGCGGTCGGTTTACCGGGGATATTAGATTTACAGCAAGGGCTTGTCGTTTTTCAGCAAAACTTGCCATGGCGTAATTTTCCGCTCGTCAAAAGACTCGAAACGGCATTTCCGAAAGCTCAAGTTTTTATGGAAACAGATATGATGACGGCGGCAAATGGAGAATATAAAATCCGTCATTTTGAAAAAGAGACATTCATTTATGTGACGATCAGTACAGGAATTGCATGCTGTATTATTCATGAAGGGAAATTTTTAAGAGGTGCCGGAGTTCCAGGAGAAATCGGTTTCTCGTTAACTGGCGCAGATGCCTATTTTGAAGAAGTATGTGCTGGACCGGGTTTATTAAAGAAATTACAGCAGCATACAAATGAAGAGGGGACATTACAGCAATTTTTTGACCGTTACTATGAAAAAGATGACCGCATTGTGCCGCTTATTCATGAATGGCAGCAGGAAATCGCCCGGAAGATTCATAGTTTCATCCTATTAGTAGATCCGCATGTTATTGTACTGGGCGGGGGAGTTATGAATCATCATCCGCAAATTGTGGATGAAATTTCCCGTTTAGTTGATCAGTATTTCAGCCTGCCATTCTTTGAACATAAAAAAGGCAGGGTGCAGGCAAGCATAAATAAAGGCAATGCAGGATTGATAGGTGCAGCGCTGCTATAA
- a CDS encoding Gfo/Idh/MocA family protein: MNIGIMSFAHIHATSYAAAIQRIPGTKLAAIYDTDTTRGLHASKQYDVPFFADMNVFLAEDIDVVLICSENVFHKDMVIAAAKAKKHILCEKPIATNIDDAKEMIAVCKENGVHLSIAYPVRYSAPIRDLKAAIDAGELGEIVAIRSTNRGQNPGGWFVDEKLAGGGAVLDHTVHMVDIMRWYMNSEAKEVTAFANNYFTELDTDDAGIMTIVFDNGVVASHDASWSRFPEFPTWGDAMIEVLGTKASRKVDVFNEKLNLYGKGSKSLTHLYSGNDTDFDLIVDFLNSIQQQKQPLITGYDGLKSLEIALAAYESNNRKQAVKL; encoded by the coding sequence ATGAACATTGGCATTATGAGCTTTGCACATATTCATGCTACGAGTTATGCGGCAGCAATTCAGCGAATACCCGGTACGAAACTGGCCGCTATCTATGACACCGATACTACGAGAGGTCTGCATGCGAGTAAGCAATATGATGTACCGTTTTTTGCAGATATGAATGTATTTTTAGCAGAGGATATCGATGTTGTGCTGATTTGCAGTGAAAATGTGTTTCATAAAGATATGGTAATTGCGGCAGCGAAGGCAAAAAAACATATATTATGTGAAAAACCGATTGCTACAAATATTGACGACGCAAAAGAGATGATCGCTGTATGTAAAGAAAACGGAGTTCATCTGTCAATCGCTTATCCGGTCCGATACAGTGCGCCTATCCGGGATTTGAAAGCGGCAATTGATGCAGGTGAACTTGGAGAAATCGTGGCAATCCGTTCTACTAACCGCGGGCAAAACCCGGGCGGATGGTTTGTCGATGAGAAGCTTGCAGGCGGTGGCGCGGTATTGGATCATACCGTTCATATGGTAGATATTATGCGCTGGTATATGAACAGCGAAGCAAAAGAGGTTACAGCATTTGCGAATAATTACTTCACCGAACTCGACACGGATGATGCTGGAATTATGACAATTGTATTTGATAATGGAGTGGTTGCCTCACATGATGCAAGCTGGTCAAGGTTCCCGGAATTTCCGACATGGGGTGACGCGATGATTGAAGTACTCGGAACGAAAGCATCCCGGAAAGTCGATGTGTTTAATGAGAAGCTTAACCTGTACGGAAAAGGCAGTAAATCGCTCACACATTTATATAGCGGAAATGATACCGATTTCGATTTAATTGTCGACTTTCTAAATTCAATTCAGCAACAAAAACAGCCGCTAATTACCGGCTATGATGGATTGAAATCATTGGAAATCGCGTTGGCAGCATATGAATCAAACAACAGAAAGCAAGCAGTAAAACTATAG
- a CDS encoding peptide ABC transporter substrate-binding protein, with protein sequence MKIVMEKDRQLLMHSPLHRFTNENSDEPNTVTILQQPAEDAYNPFSTLEKQGWIYFDLWSYSFAIQLHEVLKAHDTVKGVLRLRRTTNNISYIEEDIIALSEWFGTVRNISVRSNEIGENHYTIVLCEFGESIMAHLEYRTGEDRIEFEWSSHLHIVEFDSLQMTGDSDNNQNLFKNIDAVQQYAVQWNEIYDEKLAAVRLLLQRGELR encoded by the coding sequence GTGAAAATTGTAATGGAAAAAGACCGGCAGCTACTTATGCACTCTCCGCTGCACCGATTTACAAACGAGAACAGTGACGAACCAAATACCGTAACAATTTTGCAGCAGCCTGCAGAAGACGCCTATAATCCATTTTCAACGTTAGAAAAACAAGGTTGGATTTACTTCGATTTATGGTCATATTCATTTGCAATTCAATTACATGAAGTGTTGAAAGCACATGATACGGTAAAAGGCGTCCTTCGACTGCGGAGAACGACGAATAATATTTCATATATAGAGGAAGATATTATTGCTTTATCGGAATGGTTTGGAACCGTCAGGAATATATCGGTACGTTCAAATGAAATCGGAGAAAATCATTACACGATTGTTCTGTGTGAATTCGGTGAATCGATTATGGCCCATTTAGAATACCGGACGGGTGAGGATCGTATTGAATTTGAATGGAGCAGCCATCTGCATATTGTAGAGTTTGATAGTTTACAAATGACAGGTGACAGTGACAACAATCAAAATCTGTTCAAAAATATAGATGCAGTTCAGCAGTATGCGGTTCAATGGAATGAGATTTACGATGAAAAGCTGGCTGCTGTACGACTGCTCCTGCAACGAGGTGAACTGCGATGA
- a CDS encoding Gfo/Idh/MocA family protein, protein MLKVGVVGGGSISEYHLKPYFEHPNVEIVAICDNDERRLHALGKKYGVKNLYSKVSEFLADEEIDAISICTWNNSHAEIAIQALQKNKHVLVEKPLSLTLDEAYAVEAAVKESNKILQVGYVRRFATNVGVLKKFIDAGELGEIYYAKASCIRRLGNPGGWFSDIKKSGGGPLIDLGTHMIDLCWYLMGKPKPVSVSGNTYKKLGNRAHIENLSFYKAADYDAEHNDVEDLANALIRFENGASLYVDVSFTLHAKQDEVSVKLYGENGGAEVEPELAIIKENHETILNITPQIDMLSFDFTGSFINEINHFVDCCINNVQPISTVEDGVEVTKMLAAIYESAATNQEIKL, encoded by the coding sequence ATGTTAAAGGTTGGTGTAGTTGGAGGGGGATCTATTTCCGAGTACCATTTAAAACCTTATTTCGAACATCCCAATGTAGAGATTGTTGCGATCTGTGATAATGATGAACGAAGGCTGCATGCGTTAGGTAAAAAATATGGTGTAAAGAATTTATACTCAAAAGTGAGTGAGTTCCTTGCGGACGAGGAAATTGATGCAATCAGTATTTGTACATGGAATAATTCTCATGCAGAAATTGCGATTCAGGCACTCCAAAAGAATAAGCATGTTCTGGTTGAAAAACCGTTAAGTTTAACGCTTGATGAAGCATATGCAGTTGAAGCGGCAGTAAAAGAGTCGAATAAGATTTTACAAGTTGGCTACGTTCGCCGATTTGCAACAAATGTAGGCGTTCTTAAAAAATTTATTGATGCAGGGGAACTTGGTGAAATTTATTATGCAAAGGCTTCTTGCATACGAAGGTTGGGGAATCCGGGCGGCTGGTTCAGCGATATTAAAAAATCCGGGGGCGGGCCCCTAATTGATCTAGGAACACATATGATCGACCTTTGCTGGTATTTGATGGGGAAACCAAAGCCGGTTTCAGTTTCAGGTAATACGTACAAAAAATTAGGGAATCGAGCACATATTGAAAACTTATCTTTCTATAAGGCGGCTGATTATGACGCTGAGCATAATGATGTGGAGGATCTTGCGAATGCGCTCATCCGTTTCGAAAATGGTGCTTCTCTATATGTGGATGTAAGTTTTACACTACATGCAAAACAAGATGAAGTATCCGTTAAACTTTATGGTGAAAATGGCGGTGCCGAAGTAGAACCGGAACTGGCCATTATAAAAGAGAATCATGAAACAATTTTAAACATTACACCACAAATCGATATGTTAAGTTTCGATTTCACAGGTTCATTCATCAACGAGATTAATCATTTTGTAGATTGCTGTATTAATAATGTGCAGCCTATTTCGACGGTGGAAGATGGAGTTGAAGTGACGAAAATGTTGGCGGCGATTTATGAATCGGCCGCAACAAACCAAGAAATAAAATTGTAG
- a CDS encoding GNAT family N-acetyltransferase has translation MNFIKGETVRLTPQLKKSFFKLANDTFGLDFEQWDEQGYWNDTYCPYVFEVDGEIVANVSTSSGTMILDGMQYKSVQIGTVMTNPKFQGKGLSRQLMEKVMEDHVNAHILYLFANKTVLGFYPKFGFETRIQSTFTVDKKDIEPIHTEVKKVNLDDKLTRNLFYETTVFRKPVSQKMSMIQNENIVMFHALMQYRDCIYYIPKYQAFAILNETAEYAELIDVICKEQVDVQEILGCLPVQSEKIRLCFTPDNLKVPVMKDVLIDEGAMFVKNQKDIMYPNNVLYPFSGLA, from the coding sequence ATGAATTTCATCAAAGGAGAGACTGTGCGCCTTACCCCCCAGCTGAAAAAAAGTTTCTTTAAATTGGCAAACGATACTTTTGGTCTGGATTTTGAACAATGGGATGAGCAAGGGTATTGGAACGATACATATTGCCCCTATGTGTTTGAAGTGGATGGCGAAATAGTAGCCAATGTTTCTACAAGTAGCGGGACGATGATTTTGGATGGCATGCAGTATAAATCTGTTCAAATCGGGACAGTTATGACAAATCCAAAATTTCAGGGGAAAGGGCTGTCCCGCCAACTTATGGAAAAGGTGATGGAAGATCATGTGAACGCACATATCCTATACCTGTTTGCGAATAAAACAGTATTGGGCTTTTATCCGAAGTTTGGTTTTGAAACACGTATACAATCAACATTTACTGTAGATAAAAAAGATATTGAGCCGATTCATACGGAAGTAAAGAAAGTAAATCTGGATGATAAGCTTACTAGAAATCTATTTTATGAAACAACGGTGTTCAGAAAACCTGTCAGTCAGAAAATGAGTATGATTCAAAATGAAAATATCGTGATGTTCCATGCATTGATGCAATACCGGGACTGTATTTACTATATTCCCAAGTATCAGGCATTCGCCATTTTGAATGAAACAGCCGAGTATGCTGAGTTAATCGACGTGATATGTAAAGAGCAGGTTGATGTACAGGAAATCCTCGGATGCTTACCTGTTCAATCCGAAAAAATAAGACTTTGTTTTACACCGGATAATTTAAAGGTTCCTGTCATGAAGGATGTGCTTATCGATGAGGGAGCAATGTTTGTTAAAAATCAAAAAGATATTATGTATCCGAATAATGTGCTTTATCCATTTAGTGGTCTGGCATAA